A segment of the Panacibacter ginsenosidivorans genome:
AGTACAAGATAGAATTGATACATTTCTTGTACACAATCCAGGTATAAAGAAGGAAGAAATTCCATCAGAGCTTGTAACTGCAAGTGGTAGCGGGTTGGACCCAGACCTCTCTCCTGCTGCGGCTTACGTGCAGATCAAGCGGATTGCAAAAACGAGAAATATTTCTGAACAACAATTGAATGATCTTATTGCAAAAAATATTCAGCAACCTTTGCTTGGATTATTTGGAACAACGCATGTAAATGTTTTGCAGTTAAATATTCAATTGAATGAAATAAAACAATAATTTTTTGAATCAGGCTTTCGAATAACTATGGAACTGTTATTGCGTCGCACTCTTGTGCGTTCTAATCTTTGCTGAGCAAGGTATAAAGTGTACAAGAGTGCGACGCAAGTAAAGCTAAATAGCAGTAATGCAGTTAGGTCACAAAAAATAAAATGCCAGACGAAAAAGAAAATAACGTACAACACTTTCTTGACCTGATAAAAAAATCAAGAAGAGGAAAGTTTAAAATTTATATCGGCATGAGTGCCGGCGTAGGTAAAACTTTTCGTATGCTGCAGGAAGCACAAACCCTGTTGCGCAATGGTGTTGATGTGAAGATTGGCTACATTGAAACGCACAACAGAATAGAAACACATGCATTGCTTGATGGTTTGCCTGTAATTCCTCGCCGGAAACTCTTTTACAAGGGCAAAGAACTGGAAGAATTGGACGTACAGGCAGTAATAAATTTAAGACCGGAAGTTGTGATCGTTGATGAGCTTGCACACACCAATATTGAAGGAAGTAAAAATGAAAAACGCTGGCAGGATGTAATGGAAATTCTTGATGCGGGTATTAATGTAATCAGTGCGGTAAACATTCAACACATAGAAAGTTTAAACGAAGAAGTAAAAGATATTACTGGTATTGATGTGGCAGAACGCATACCAGACAGCGTTTTACAACAGGCAGATGAAGTAGTGAATATAGATCTTACTGCTGATGAATTAATAACAAGACTGAGGGAAGGAAAAATTTATGTACCTGACAAAATAGAAATAGCATTAAAGAATTTCTTTCAAAGTGAAAAAATTTTACAGCTTCGTGAATTGGCACTGAAAGAAGTAGCCAGCCAGGTTGAAAGAAAGATTGAAACAGAATTACCACGCAATACGCATTTAAAGCAGGAACGCTTTATGGCATGTATCAGCAGCAATTATGAGATCGCTAAGACGGTGATCCGCAAAACGGCCAGGCTTGCATCCTATTACAATGCAAAATGGTTTGTGCTGTATGTACAAACGTCAAAAGAAGATGGTGATAAAATTGGACTTGCTGCACAACGACATTTGATCAATAATTTCAAGCTTGCTACAGAATTGGGTGCTGAAGTAATAAAAACAAAGCAAAATAATATTGCCCGTGGAATTATTGAAAAAGCAGAAGAAAAAAATATTACTACCATTTGCATCGGCAAACCGCATCTTAACCTCTTCAATGTAATTTTGAGTACTGCAGTATTTAACCAACTATTGAATAAATTATCTGCTTCTGATATAGACATCGTTATTTTAAGTTAGCATCAAATATCAACTTACATGAAGCTAAAAACAAAACTCACACTCGGCATCGGGTTTCTTTTTATAGTGATACTCGTCTTTGGTGTTCTAAGCATCATATCTATAAATATTCTAAAGTCTGATTCAGCGCAGGTACTAAAGAACAATCATGAAACACTCATGTATTGTAATAATATTCTCAAAGCACTCGACGAAATAAAGTTTAATAGGGCTGCTATCGATAGCATTGAAGCAAATCTTTCGAGGCAGGAGAAAAATATTACAGAGCCGGGTGAAAAAGAAGCGACTGAACTGCTGAGAAAGAATTTTGAAGAGTTAAAAGCAAATCCAAATGACTCTTCGAACTATCCAGAAATGCGGCAAAGCCTGCAGTTTATTAACTATCTCAACCAGCAGGCCATCATGCGTAAGAATGAAATAGCAGAAACAACAGCTCAACATGCAACAACATGGCTTACGATCATCTTCTCTGTTCTTACGCTCATAGCATTTACATTGGTCGTCAATTTCCCATCTATTATTTCAAAACCTGTACGTGCACTGGCAGATGGTATAAGTGAAATTGCCAATAAAAATTACAAAGCAAGAATTCGCCTAAACCAAAAAGATGAGTTCGGTACACTTGCCAATGCATTCAATCAAATGGCAGAAAAATTACAGGAATATGATAACAGCAGTCTTGCAAAACTATTGATGGAAAAGAAACGCATTGAAACGCTTATCAACAATATGCATGATCCGGTGATCGGTCTTGATGAAAACAAAAGAATTCTTTTTGCTAACAATGAAGCATTAAAGATCACAGGATTGAAAGAACATGAAATACTCGGAAAACCTGTACAGGATATAGCCGTAGCTAATGATCTTGTTCGTTCATTGATAAAAGAAATGATCATTCCTGAAGA
Coding sequences within it:
- a CDS encoding K(+)-transporting ATPase subunit C, with the protein product MKQNILPAIKLTVVCIIFFMGIYPLFIWGIAQAAPGNGKGETIQVNGKVVGYKLIGQKFTDDKYFWSRPSAVDYNAAGSGGSNKGPTNPDYLKTVQDRIDTFLVHNPGIKKEEIPSELVTASGSGLDPDLSPAAAYVQIKRIAKTRNISEQQLNDLIAKNIQQPLLGLFGTTHVNVLQLNIQLNEIKQ
- a CDS encoding sensor protein KdpD produces the protein MPDEKENNVQHFLDLIKKSRRGKFKIYIGMSAGVGKTFRMLQEAQTLLRNGVDVKIGYIETHNRIETHALLDGLPVIPRRKLFYKGKELEELDVQAVINLRPEVVIVDELAHTNIEGSKNEKRWQDVMEILDAGINVISAVNIQHIESLNEEVKDITGIDVAERIPDSVLQQADEVVNIDLTADELITRLREGKIYVPDKIEIALKNFFQSEKILQLRELALKEVASQVERKIETELPRNTHLKQERFMACISSNYEIAKTVIRKTARLASYYNAKWFVLYVQTSKEDGDKIGLAAQRHLINNFKLATELGAEVIKTKQNNIARGIIEKAEEKNITTICIGKPHLNLFNVILSTAVFNQLLNKLSASDIDIVILS
- a CDS encoding ATP-binding protein translates to MKLKTKLTLGIGFLFIVILVFGVLSIISINILKSDSAQVLKNNHETLMYCNNILKALDEIKFNRAAIDSIEANLSRQEKNITEPGEKEATELLRKNFEELKANPNDSSNYPEMRQSLQFINYLNQQAIMRKNEIAETTAQHATTWLTIIFSVLTLIAFTLVVNFPSIISKPVRALADGISEIANKNYKARIRLNQKDEFGTLANAFNQMAEKLQEYDNSSLAKLLMEKKRIETLINNMHDPVIGLDENKRILFANNEALKITGLKEHEILGKPVQDIAVANDLVRSLIKEMIIPEEKNLTEKMQPLKIYADNKESYFEKEIVPISITPTGENEKINIGNVIVLRNITPFKELDFAKTNFIATVSHELKTPIASIKMSLQLLDNETTGNLNNEQHELLDSIKDDTNRLLKITGELLNMTQVESGNIQLALLPSDAKEMMMYAVNANRMAAENKHIKFDLTYAENLPQVIADSDKTTWVLNNLLSNAIRHSRENETIYLRINLQNRKILFTVKDTGHGIAQEYKQKIFDRYFRVPGSQKEGTGLGLAISKEFIEAQGGTITVESEIGVGSTFTVTLNAAQ